The genomic region TTTGTAATTACCATAATCCTTTCACAAGCTGGAGGAAAACGACTGCAAAGGAATTACGCTCACTCTAACACAGGCTATGCCAGCACGCTCCTGTTGCACATCTTTGTTATCCATCCTAACTTGCTTGCAGTCCGGATGTAATGGTTGTTGAGTTTTAAATCAGGACGGGTGAAGGGGAATGCGGCTGTATTGGCTCTGATCCAATCCCTACAGTGTATACCTATCATGCTTTTCAGGCATTCAATCGGTTCCGGCTCCCCTCCCCGCCGCCAAACAAATTCAGTAGACCGAAAACTTTTCGGTTGACATCCCAAGGGAGCAGAGAAACCGGGGAGCAGAGGAGCAAGGAAAAATTTAACCTGATTTTTCGTATTCTGGGATACATTTTCCAGGTAAGGCTTCTCACCGCACTAACTGTACAACTTATTCAATCAACGAAACAACTGGGGATAAATCTGTCGCCAAGCCAATCCGGAAAAAAGACCGATTCCCAAGAGTAGCCCGATTAACTGCACAAACCAGAAATTGGGTAATCCGAGGGGCCAGCGCAATAGATCAACTAAAGCAGCAAGGGGCAAGAAATTGGCAATATTTTCCAGGATAGGCGGTAACGTTTCACGGGGAAAATACGTCCCACAGAAGGTAAACATGGGAACGATAAATAAGAAAAGTGGTATGTTAATTTGGTCAATTGTACGCATGGTTCCTGCGGCAAACAGTCCCATAACCCCAAAGAGCATACTACCTAAAATAATCAGAGGAAATGATATCAGTAAATGCCAGCCTGAGTAGATTCCCCACATCACAGCGACTAACCCTGTCAAACTACCTGCGATAATTCCTTTTGTGGTTGCCCATAGCCAATCCCCCAGAAACACTTCTGTAAAGCTTAATGGTGCAGTCAGTAAAGCTTGCCAGGTTTTCTGGAATTTGAGGCGAATAAAACTGCCAAAAGCGCCCTCGAAAAAGGATTGGAATAGCACGCCAATTCCTATCATACCGGGGGCAATAAACTGCAAGTAGGAAACTGTTTCACCGTGGTAGGTGACATCCCCGACTAAGGGACTAAGCCCATAGCCAAAAGCGACGAGATAAATGATTGGTTCAGAAAGCGGTGGTAAGCTATTCACCAGCCAGGTTTTCTGATAAACCCTAGCATGACGATACCAGACTGAGTAGACTCCCCAAGGGGTAACAGAAATGCCTTTCATTTTGATTTGGGATTTCAAAGATTGTATTTTGAATGAATTCTTTGTGGCAGTAGATTAGCTAACAGATGACTGTAGGAGCGGGTTTGACCCTAATCGTTTGTTGCCACCCAGATGCTAATAAACCCGCCCAGACTCCATGCAAAAATTATTTGACAAATGACAAATGACGAAGGACAAATGACAAATTATTCCAGTGACATGCCTGTCAAGTGCAAAAATACATCGTCTAAATTGGTGTGGCGACGGGTTAAGCTAACCGGATTGGTGGCATCCAGACATTCCCAAAGAGAGTGGGGATTGTCTGCGGGTAAACCAATCAGGTAACCATTGCCAAAAGAGCGATACCATGTTTGATACTGATGGGCGAGTTGTTGAATGATTTCTGCGGAAATGCCCTCAATTTCTACTACCTCTGTGCCAACAGTGCGCTCAATCAATTCCTCTGGAGTGCCTTGGTCAATCATTTTACCCTGTTGGAGTAAAATAAGGCGATCGCACAATCGTTGGGCTTCATCCATATAGTGGGTTGTCAACAGCACTCCACAGCCTTTTTGCTTAAGCTGACTGACTAACTTCCAAAAATCTTGCCGCGCATGGGGATCAAGTCCAGTTGTTGGTTCATCCAGAAACACCACTTGCGGCTGATTAATCAACGCCCGTGCCAACACCAGACGCCGCTTCATACCGCCAGAGAGTTCATCCACCCGATGTTTAGCATAGTCTTGCAACCCTACTTGTGCCAGTAACTCCCCTGCCCGTTTTCGGGCAGTTTTGCCGACAATCCGATAATGATGGGCAAAGAAAATCAAGTTATCGAAGACACTAAAATCGGGGTCAAGATTATCGTCTTGAGTAACAATTCCCATCGAGGAACGCGCCAAACGTCCTTGAGATTGGATTTGATGCTGTCCAAGTTGAACAAAACCCCGACTGGGAATCACTGCACCATAAAGCATTCCTACTGTAGTAGTTTTCCCAGCACCATTGGGACCAAGCAGACCCAAAATTTCTCCCGAATTCAGGGTAAAATTGACACCTTGAACAACATGGTTTGAACCGTAAGATTTCCACAAGTCATAAGCCGTGAGTACCACGGATTGGGTTTGAGGTTGAGCCGTTGTTAGAGTCATAAGTAATGGTGATTACACCGCCGATTGCTTACACCCAGAAACTGTAGGGGCGCACAGACGTGCGCCCGATGTAACCGTAAAATCTATTCCATCATTTTAGCTGTGCCACGCCAGTAAGGTGGGCAATGCCCACCCTACTATTAATCATCCCTTACAGGCAAAGGAGTCTCCAGAATTTCCATCAACAACTCCAGCCGCGAAGGACGAGACAAAAGTGGAATCAGGTTTGGCAATGAGTAGTAGTCACCCGCAAAGGTAAACGTATCCACCTGCACTTGCCGTTCCCGCAACTTTTGTTCAATCCAGTCGTAGTAACTACCCACCTTGACGATGATCACATTTGGCAGCACATTCAACTCCTGACAATAGGCATCAAAAGCGTTGCCAAAATAGGGCGCAGTGTTTTCCCCTTGATCCGTCACCAAGATAAACTGTTCCACCAACTGCTTACGCCGACGCATCGCCTCAACGCTACAGCCGATACTGGTTCCACCCCCAGCCCGGATGTGCTCAAAGGCACGCTCCCAGTGGCTGTACAGATGCTCCTGCGGCAGATTATTTGCCAAGATATCGCCCAATCGGGTATCACGACTCAGGTTGGCTTGGACGGGGTAGGGCATCGTGTCAAAGGCATAGACAAACAACTCCGCTTCCGTAATCCCGGAAATCAACGCAGCCAGATGCTTACCCACTTCTAAGGCTTGATGCATGGAGCCAGACTTATCCACCAACAGCGCCGTGGATTTGGCGATTTTGCCGCGCTTTTTCACCTGCTCATCCATGACGCGCTCTAACTGAGCGGTAGTGGCGAGATCTAATCCCGCCGCTTCAGCCGCAACTCGTCCCTTAAGGGCGGATACACGGCTATCCGATTGAGCTGCAACCAGCTTTTCATCAATCAACGCCTTTACCTGAGGGTGTTCCATGGCTCCCCGCGCCTTGAGAGACTTGAGGTTATTAATCACCTCTTGGGGTGTCATGGAATTAATCAGGGCGACTAATACCGTGGGCGTGATTTGCTTGACTGCACCAATGGCAATCGTGTAAGGAATCTTATGTGCTACGATTTGCCGTGCTTGTTCGGTGGGAGTTGCTGCTTTTGCCAACTGCTTGAGCGCAAACGCCAAACTATCCTCCGGAGGAGCATCCTTAAACAGGATGGTATTCGCCCGCTCACTCGGCTTAATGTGCAAGGTAGCGTAGAGGTGCTTCATGGACTTGCGTCCCCGCAACGCCGCACGGTCAAAGAATTGGGGCTGTTTTTCCCGCTTTTGCAAATAGCGCCGTACTGCGGTTCGGGCGGAACGAGGAACCTTCTGTTGATGCTGCTTCATGAAGTCCACAATTCGCGCCACTTGGTAAGGGGGAAACGTTTGCAGCAACATGAATCCGGCTTCCCGGTGTTCTGTTAACTGACTGGTCAACAGATTCCCGACAAACACTTCTTTGTGGTCACGAACATCCCCTTCTTTCTGATACCATACACCGAGGTGTCCATAGAAGATAGGGTCAAGTTCCACCATCATTTTGTGCAAGTCTGCAACCTTATTTAACTCTCGGTGAGGGGTGGTTAACAGACTGTTGAGCATTTCCAAACGCAAGTCGCGTTCTGCGGTATTCATGACAACCTCCTTTAATGAAAAGAATGGAGGCAAATGTCGCACGCTTTGACTAAAAATAGTGCCGCACAAGTTCAGAAAGCTATTTAGTTTACCGTGACAGGGTAAGGATGTAAGCTTTCCCGGTTAGGGCGCGGCGACAACTGCCATTTGTTTTTGTAAATATGGGGTTGAGTAAAGGGCGACCCGAGCCTATTAAGCGGACAACATTGTTACGTTGTGCCAGCGGGCATTGGTGTCAACTTAAGCTCAACCCCTCTCCCCCAGCCCCTCTCCCACGCCGGGGAGAGGGGAGTAAGAGAATCTGGTTCCCCTTCTCCCACCCCCCTCGTTCCCCCCTACAAGAGGGGGGAGGACAGAGGATGCTATCGCTTTTATTTCAAGGGAGAAGGGGTTAGGGGATGAGGGGGAAATTTTGAGCAGTAAATAGACATAGCTGAAAACCTTGCCAGCATTGGTTTTTGACCTTAAGTTGACACGGATGGCCAGCGGGTCGCCCCTACATCCGAACCAAAGGTGATATTCTCAAATGAGGGTTAACAATTTAACCTGTGCCAAAATTTCAAAGGTTTTGACTGACATCGACGTTTCCCCCGTAATGTTAAAGCTAACGCGCAAGTCAAAAAAGCTGTTGGTTCATACACGGGAATCGAACCCGCGACACATCGATTTCAAGTCGATTGCTCTACCAGTGAGCTAGTATGTAAGCTTTTTCAGTTGGGGCGCGTTAGCGCTCTTTATTTCTGCGGGCAAAATTGAATGGATGAATCACTTCGCGCAAGTTTAAAAAGCCGTGAGTCATACGCAGGATTTGAACCTGCATGATCTTGAGCCTAAATCAAGCGCCTTTTCCTATGGCTAGTATGTAAGCTTTTTCGGTCAGGGCGCGAAGTGAATTTCAACACTTGTAAATAAGAGATATCCCGCGCAAGTTAGCAAAGCCGTATTACTTGGCGCTCTACCCTTGAGCTACAGGCCCCAAAAAGTGGACCTGGTGGGATTTGAACCCACAACCTCCCGCGTTAAAAGGCGGAACAGTATGTAAGCTTCACAAGTAAGGGCGCGGGATATTGAATGCTGAATTTTAGATTTTGGATTGAAGGGAATTCGGTAAACTTACCGTTATCTGTACTCATCCAAAATCTGAGTGGATTGGTGCGATCGCGCAAGTCAAAGCAGCTTGTTTTTTTTACACCTCTCCCAGAGGCGGAGAGGGCAGGAATCGAACCTACAATCTGAGTTGAAGTCAGACGTTACCAGTTTGTAAGCTTCTCCAGTTGGGGCGCGATCGCACCCGTAAATCTCGCGATGTATTGAGTGGGAATTCGCACAAGTTCAAAAAGCGGTTTGTGTTTCTGAGCTACTCCCCCAAACAACGGGGGAGAAAGGATTTGAACCTTTGACAGTTCGATTATCAATCGAATGCTCTACCGTTTGTATGCTTTTTAAGTCAGGGCGCGAATTCCACTAATTTCTGATGCAAATTATTTAACCGTAAACGGCTTCAGGACGGATGATTAGGTCGCCACTCGGACGCCGATCAATAACATAATCAGTTAAGCGATCGCGTCCTACCTCAAAATACTGGGCAATCCGTTCCTTGACAACCGAATCTCTCATGCCAACTTGAATGCCAAGCTGATTTTCAGGAATATCATAAGAACGACCTTCAAAGCGAATGTGAACCATGCTGGCACCTCCTAAAACTTGATTGGATTAGTGTTAATCAATCTATCTCTGGAGCGAACATCCTCATTTTGTTAAAACGACCAGCATTGAGTTAGGTTCACAAACACTGATAGTTCTTAGAGTAAGAAGCGCCGCTCTAAAGAATAGAGGGTTTGGCTATAACGGATTTGATCAGTCATTTGATTTTGACTGTTATCATTTGACTCTAAACGTTCTTTTTCCGTCATAGATGGGGTTGAATTTCGCTGATTCGGTTTCGTTTCCCATTCTAAAGGAGTAAGAACCTGACGAACCAGGGGGGTATACAGGAGTAACATAATGAACCGATTCCGATTACAAAAATCCTGATTGACCTTCGTTAAAATTCCCGATGTTTTATTCGATTTTCAAGGTTCAGACTGGACGTTTGAGGTAGAGAGTTTTGCCTCTCCTCTCTCTGTCATGTTTTTATACTACATACATACTACAAAATTGTCAATAGACTGGACAAAATTTTTTTTCGGGGAGTAGAGACGCGCCATGGCGCGTCTCTACATAAATGATGTGTCCTAACCGCTATGGCGGTTGCTATATAGGTAAAGCTAGAAACGATAATAGTAAAACCCGCCCCTACACACCGTACTACACCTGACTCACGAAGCGAAGAGTCTGCCCAATCAACAGACGCTCCTCACTCTTAACTTTCAGCCGACGGTTTACAACTAGGGTGAAACCTTCTGGAAGTTTGGGTTCTGGGATAGGTTCCTGGAGACTTCGCACCATGGTAAAGAAATAGCGCTCCGGCGAGAAACCGCAGCGTTCTAGAATCGCCATCCGGTCAGTTTTATCGGCGCGAGAACCGCAGCGCACGTTTACAGGTAAACCTCGTTCTCGACTCACCTGGCGCAAGCGTTCCTCAGCCCAGGCGATGATCTGTTGTTCTAAATCACCCCCTCGTGCTGTCGGATGAACCCGAAACCCCAGAAATCCATCAATCAGAGTATCAGTAGGAACAATCCATAGCCGACCAAAACCGATAAGCTGATGATCGGCATCTTGCCAAAGAAAGAGATTCCGTTCTTTATCGATAGAGGGGTCATCAAAGGATTGCTTGAGTTCCGTGACAGATGTGCCTTCCTCAAGCTGATCAACGATTTCACAGGTATTGATCAAATGTGCGATCGCGTCTAAGTCGATTTCCCCACGATAGGGACGCCGGGTAATAATACTCATCCTGCAATATCCTTAACATAAGCGATTTGAGTGTGTGTGGTCTGGAAACCCACCGATTCGTATAACCGCCGCGCCCCAGAAGGGTTAACTAACAGTCCGTAAATATCTAGACAATCATTGACATAACTAGACATTTTTTATGATATAATACAGGAATGTCTAGTTTAACTCCCCAAGAAGCAGCTACTCTACTAGGTGTGACGGTCTTGCACGTTGCATCGATGGGAACTCAACGGCTCTCATACGATCTTCTCGGACGGCTGGTGGTCATCGTCGATACGATATTGCTGACTTAATTGGTAATAAATCGGGTAACGCATTAACCGTTGGTTATGCTAGAGTATCTAGTCATGACCAAAAAGACGATCTAAATAGACAGGTTTTAGTATTGGAAAGCTACTGTGCCAAACAGGGATGGGAATTTGAGATTATTCAAGATCTCGGTAGTGGCATGAACTACAAAAAGAAAGGACTGTATGGAAGTCGAAGCCATAAGAACAAAAAAATAGTGACCGAACTGAGGGAGGTAGCCAAAAAGCTATGACGACGATAACTTATTGCAAGGGCCTGCCAACTCCCGCCGATGAACTTAACCCCATCGGTTTCACCGACTTGGAGATGTTTTTAACGTCATTGTCCGATATATTCTATCAAGCAACAGTTGAAACCGTTAACCATTTATTAAATAAAGAAATAAAATTTAATCAATCCAGTTGGAATAGTCTTATGCAAGAGAAATACGGAATCAGTAAGCGTTATGCTAACGGAGTAATTGCATTAGCTAAAGGAAAAACTGCCTCAGCTACATATTGTAGAAAAAGACAGATAAAGCAATTAAAATCACGAGTTCAGTCACGGAAAGATTGGGTAGCCAGAGCCACAAAGAAAATTAATTTAGCTCGGAAGTTCTATGGAAAAAAGAACTGGCAATCCTCCAAAAATGGCTGCAATTTTCCCTTATCATCAAACCTCAAGACGAGAAAAACTAACTGGCNNNNNNNNNNNNNNNNNNNNNNNNNNNNNNNNNNNNNNNNNNNNNNNNNNNNNNNNNNNNNNNNNNNNNNNNNNNNNNNNNNNNNNNNNNNNNNNNNNNNCCGTCAGATTAATAGATTACCCAATAGTGGTGCCAAAACATGGCACTTCTATAGAAAGGATGATCGCTGGGTGGTCGCTGTTCAATTCACGCCCGCCGCGGTGGAGAAAGTTAGTAGAGAAATTAAGTATGGTGCCCTGGGTATCGATCTAAATCCTAGTTCTATCGGTTGGGCTTATGTTGATGGTCAAGGAAATTTAAAAGCTCAGGGAACTATTCCTTTTCAGTCAGGTTTACCCACAGGTAAACAAGATGCTCAAATTGTAGATGTTTGTTTAAAGTTGGCAGCTTTAGCCAGGAGCTTTTCTTGCCCTATTCTGTGCGAAAGCTTAGATTTTTCGACAAAAAAAGCTCAACTACGAGAGCGTGGAAAAAAATATGCTCGAATGCTTTCTGCCTGGGCATACAGTCGTTTTTATCAAATTTTGTCATCGATTTTATCCAACCGAGGAATAGCTATAAAGTTATGCAATCCAGCTTACACGAGTTTGATTGGATTGGTTAAATATAGTCGGATGTATGGACTATCATCTGATGTGGCGGCTGCCCTAGCAATTGCCAGAAGAGGCATGAATTTGAGTGAGAGATTGCCGCGCTCTGTGTCCGCCTATCTCGGAGTGAATCCGAGAAAGCACGTATGGAGCGCTCTATATCAATTTAATAATTTTATTGGTCGATGCCCTGTAGTCAATCGTAGACACGATTACTATAGTGTCTCTAACTGGGAGCCATTGGTTAAGGTTGATATCGAGCGACAATGCCGGGTATCAGCCAAGCGTAAGCGTTAACGGTTATCGACCAAAAGTTACACCGTGGACTTATACCAAGGCAGAATTACTGATGGGTAGGTTTGTCTAGGTTTTTAGAAGCGGTTTTCTGCATCGACATACAGCATAGCGGTTTCCATACCTTCTACTTTCAACTGCTGCATCACAGCTTGTAACATACTGCGTGCTACACCTTGCTGGCGATAACCGCGTCGCGTACCCACCGGATTAATCCAGCTTTGATTCCCGTCTTTGGGGATGTAACAGTCGCAAAATCCCGCCCAAGTACCATCAGGCGCGATCGCAACCACAGACAAGTCGGGTCGAAATTCGGGATTTTTCAGCTTATGGTTAAAGGCTTCAACGGTATCTGGGTGATAATTCCAGTGATCGATAAACGTATCGTTGAACAGTTCCACCCAAGCTTGAGCATCCGGTTCACCTTGAATCGGGCGCAAGGTAAAACCATCGGGTAACTGGGGTTCTGGAATCGGTTCAGACAGCGAACGCACCATGGTGAGAAAATAGCGCTCAATCCGGAAACCACAGTTTTCCAGAAGAGTCATGCGTTTCGCTTGTTCAGCGCCAGCACCAGCCAGCAGTTTTACCGCCAGATGACGTTCTTGACAAACTTCCTGCATTCGTGATTCTGCCCAAGCGATAATGTTCCTGTATAGAGAATCAACCCGTTGCTTGGGATGGACACGAAACCAGAGAAAACCATCAACCGTTTCCCCAACTGTGGGAATCATTAATCCCGCTAATGCGATTAATTGACCCTCTGCATTTTCCCACAAGCGAATATCCCGTTGCTGATCCACGGAGGGTGCATCAAATTGCATTAATATATCAGACACTGAGGGGTACTCGTTAGGCAAATCAACCGCTTCACAGGTTTTCAGGAAACGTGCGATCGCATCTAAGTCAGCTTTACCCCTGTGGGAGCGCATGGTTAGAGTTGTCATAGAATTAAACAGATGAGTGAGTTGCGGCAATTTGTGCAACTCGATCAGTGATTTACTACAGGTATACTACAAGTTTAAGTAGAAATAGGACTTCATCCTGTCGATTCACCCAACCGGGTGAAGTCATTGTCCATTTGAAGCGGTGTTTGTCCCCCAATAAATGGACTACTGAAACTTTTACGTTAA from Coleofasciculus chthonoplastes PCC 7420 harbors:
- a CDS encoding GNAT family N-acetyltransferase, whose product is MTTLTMRSHRGKADLDAIARFLKTCEAVDLPNEYPSVSDILMQFDAPSVDQQRDIRLWENAEGQLIALAGLMIPTVGETVDGFLWFRVHPKQRVDSLYRNIIAWAESRMQEVCQERHLAVKLLAGAGAEQAKRMTLLENCGFRIERYFLTMVRSLSEPIPEPQLPDGFTLRPIQGEPDAQAWVELFNDTFIDHWNYHPDTVEAFNHKLKNPEFRPDLSVVAIAPDGTWAGFCDCYIPKDGNQSWINPVGTRRGYRQQGVARSMLQAVMQQLKVEGMETAMLYVDAENRF
- a CDS encoding ABC transporter permease, with protein sequence MKGISVTPWGVYSVWYRHARVYQKTWLVNSLPPLSEPIIYLVAFGYGLSPLVGDVTYHGETVSYLQFIAPGMIGIGVLFQSFFEGAFGSFIRLKFQKTWQALLTAPLSFTEVFLGDWLWATTKGIIAGSLTGLVAVMWGIYSGWHLLISFPLIILGSMLFGVMGLFAAGTMRTIDQINIPLFLFIVPMFTFCGTYFPRETLPPILENIANFLPLAALVDLLRWPLGLPNFWFVQLIGLLLGIGLFSGLAWRQIYPQLFR
- a CDS encoding ABC transporter ATP-binding protein — translated: MTLTTAQPQTQSVVLTAYDLWKSYGSNHVVQGVNFTLNSGEILGLLGPNGAGKTTTVGMLYGAVIPSRGFVQLGQHQIQSQGRLARSSMGIVTQDDNLDPDFSVFDNLIFFAHHYRIVGKTARKRAGELLAQVGLQDYAKHRVDELSGGMKRRLVLARALINQPQVVFLDEPTTGLDPHARQDFWKLVSQLKQKGCGVLLTTHYMDEAQRLCDRLILLQQGKMIDQGTPEELIERTVGTEVVEIEGISAEIIQQLAHQYQTWYRSFGNGYLIGLPADNPHSLWECLDATNPVSLTRRHTNLDDVFLHLTGMSLE